Proteins from one Mycobacterium adipatum genomic window:
- a CDS encoding rubredoxin, translated as MDYKLFVCVQCGFEYDEAKGWPEDGIAPGTRWDDIPEDWSCPDCGAAKSDFDMVEIARP; from the coding sequence ATGGACTACAAACTGTTCGTCTGCGTGCAATGCGGCTTCGAATACGACGAAGCCAAGGGCTGGCCCGAGGACGGTATCGCCCCCGGTACCCGCTGGGATGACATCCCCGAGGACTGGAGTTGCCCGGACTGCGGCGCGGCGAAATCCGATTTCGACATGGTCGAGATCGCCCGGCCGTGA
- a CDS encoding lipase family protein, with translation MGFVIGCLATGLAHADDWYPYYNEDEYTAFYTPPNPLPDVPPGELVRSEPSRLVIEPSGQVGRINATGTRVMYRSTDGRGNANVVTGTYFEPFNAWPGQGPRPLIVFGPGTQGQGDQCAPSRQFNQGVHWSPYLDIMVNYESGFVNTMVNRGFAVLMTDYEGLGTIGVTHTYVNRLSQGHAMLDAARVARKLPGTSLTPDGPVVFWGYSQGGGAAASAAELADAYAPELKIVGTYAGAPPADLVDLIPYADGSALVGVIGYALNSVMQSYPEAAPKIRALLTPRGMDFVDKTRDQCVAESLTKFMFRHLQPYFNHPISELLQDPQFRGIFDLQKLGTLKPNAPVLLNSNRYDPLVPYAPVVQLGKDWCAKGGDVEFRTNEAPPIFNKLVINHALPMAVDGEPALQWVADRVNGVPTAPNCGTY, from the coding sequence ATGGGGTTCGTCATCGGTTGTCTCGCAACCGGTTTGGCGCATGCCGACGACTGGTATCCGTACTACAACGAGGACGAGTACACCGCGTTCTACACCCCACCGAATCCGTTGCCGGACGTTCCGCCGGGGGAGCTGGTGCGCTCCGAACCGTCCCGATTGGTGATCGAGCCGTCGGGTCAGGTCGGTCGGATCAACGCGACCGGCACCCGCGTCATGTACCGCAGCACCGATGGCCGCGGCAATGCGAATGTGGTCACCGGCACCTACTTCGAGCCGTTCAACGCCTGGCCGGGACAGGGCCCGCGCCCGCTGATCGTGTTCGGTCCCGGCACCCAGGGCCAAGGTGACCAGTGCGCACCGTCACGACAGTTCAACCAGGGCGTCCACTGGTCGCCGTACCTGGACATCATGGTCAACTACGAGTCCGGATTCGTGAACACCATGGTGAACCGCGGGTTCGCGGTCCTGATGACCGACTACGAAGGTCTGGGCACCATCGGCGTCACCCACACCTACGTCAACCGGCTCTCGCAAGGGCACGCCATGCTCGACGCGGCCCGGGTGGCCCGCAAGCTGCCGGGCACCTCGCTGACACCCGATGGGCCGGTGGTGTTCTGGGGCTATTCACAGGGCGGCGGGGCGGCCGCCTCGGCGGCCGAACTGGCCGACGCCTATGCGCCGGAACTCAAGATCGTCGGCACCTATGCGGGTGCGCCGCCGGCCGATCTGGTCGATCTGATCCCGTACGCCGACGGCAGCGCGCTGGTCGGCGTGATCGGCTACGCGCTCAACAGCGTCATGCAGTCCTACCCGGAGGCCGCACCCAAGATCCGGGCGCTGCTCACCCCGCGCGGCATGGACTTCGTCGACAAGACCCGCGACCAGTGTGTCGCCGAGTCGCTGACCAAGTTCATGTTCCGGCACCTGCAGCCTTACTTCAACCATCCGATCTCAGAGCTGTTGCAGGATCCGCAGTTCCGCGGCATCTTCGACCTGCAGAAGCTCGGCACGCTGAAACCCAATGCGCCCGTGCTGCTCAACAGCAACCGCTACGACCCGTTGGTGCCGTACGCGCCGGTGGTGCAACTGGGCAAGGACTGGTGCGCCAAGGGCGGCGATGTGGAATTCCGCACCAACGAGGCTCCGCCGATCTTCAACAAGCTGGTGATCAACCACGCGCTGCCGATGGCGGTCGACGGTGAACCGGCGTTGCAGTGGGTTGCCGACCGGGTCAACGGGGTGCCGACGGCGCCGAACTGCGGGACCTACTGA
- a CDS encoding rubredoxin, with protein MSAYRCPACGYVYDEAKGAPREGFPAGTSWDRIPDDWCCPDCAVREKVDFEVHDEASAGT; from the coding sequence GTGAGCGCCTACCGTTGCCCGGCGTGTGGCTACGTGTACGACGAGGCCAAAGGTGCTCCCCGCGAAGGCTTTCCGGCCGGAACGAGCTGGGATCGCATACCTGACGACTGGTGCTGCCCGGACTGCGCGGTACGGGAGAAGGTCGACTTCGAAGTGCACGACGAGGCAAGCGCCGGGACATAG
- the ahcY gene encoding adenosylhomocysteinase codes for MTELTADVRNGIDYKVADLSLAEFGRKEIRLAEHEMPGLMALRREYADVAPLKGARISGSLHMTIQTAVLIETLVSLGAEVRWASCNIFSTQDHAAAAVVVGPHGTVEEPKGTPVFAWKGETLEEYWWAAEQMLTWPGEPANMILDDGGDATMLVLRGAQYEKAGVVPPGEDDDSDEWKVFLALVRKRYETEKDKWTKIAESVQGVTEETTTGVLRLYQFAAAGELAFPAINVNDSVTKSKFDNKYGTRHSLIDGINRGTDVLIGGKAALVCGYGDVGKGCAEALKAQGARVAVTEIDPINALQALMDGFEVKTVEEAIGWADIVITATGNQGIITLEHMRSMKHQAILGNIGHFDDEIEMARLERDKDIRRINIKPQVDEFIFPDGHSIIVLSEGRLLNLGNATGHPSFVMSNSFSNQVIAQIELWTKNDEYDNEVYRLAKHLDEKVAKIHVEALGGSLTKLTKEQAEYIGVDVDGPYKPEHYRY; via the coding sequence ATGACTGAGTTGACCGCCGACGTACGCAACGGCATCGACTACAAGGTCGCTGACCTTTCGCTTGCCGAATTCGGCCGCAAGGAGATCCGCCTCGCCGAGCACGAGATGCCCGGTTTGATGGCGCTGCGCCGCGAGTACGCCGATGTCGCACCGCTCAAGGGCGCGCGCATCTCGGGCTCACTGCACATGACCATCCAGACCGCCGTGCTGATCGAGACCCTGGTCTCGCTCGGTGCCGAGGTGCGCTGGGCGTCGTGCAACATCTTCTCCACCCAGGACCACGCGGCCGCGGCGGTCGTCGTCGGGCCGCACGGCACCGTCGAGGAGCCCAAGGGCACCCCGGTCTTTGCCTGGAAGGGCGAGACCCTGGAGGAGTACTGGTGGGCCGCCGAGCAGATGCTGACCTGGCCCGGCGAGCCGGCGAACATGATCCTCGACGACGGTGGTGACGCCACCATGCTGGTGCTGCGCGGTGCGCAGTACGAGAAGGCCGGCGTGGTGCCCCCCGGCGAGGACGACGACTCCGACGAGTGGAAGGTCTTCCTGGCGCTGGTGCGCAAGCGCTACGAGACCGAGAAGGACAAGTGGACCAAGATCGCCGAGTCGGTGCAGGGCGTTACCGAGGAGACCACCACCGGTGTGCTGCGCCTGTACCAGTTCGCCGCCGCCGGTGAGCTCGCGTTCCCGGCCATCAACGTCAACGACTCGGTCACCAAGAGCAAGTTCGACAACAAGTACGGCACCCGGCACTCGCTGATCGACGGCATCAACCGCGGCACCGACGTGTTGATCGGCGGCAAGGCCGCGCTGGTGTGTGGCTACGGTGACGTCGGCAAGGGCTGCGCCGAGGCCCTCAAGGCCCAGGGCGCCCGCGTCGCGGTCACCGAGATCGACCCGATCAACGCCCTGCAGGCGCTGATGGACGGCTTCGAGGTCAAGACCGTCGAAGAGGCCATCGGCTGGGCCGACATCGTCATCACCGCGACCGGCAACCAGGGCATCATCACCCTCGAGCACATGCGGTCGATGAAGCACCAGGCGATCCTGGGCAACATCGGGCACTTCGACGACGAGATCGAGATGGCCCGCCTGGAGCGCGACAAGGACATCCGCCGGATCAACATCAAGCCGCAGGTCGACGAGTTCATCTTCCCCGACGGTCACTCCATCATCGTGCTGAGCGAGGGGCGTCTGCTGAACCTGGGCAACGCGACCGGGCACCCGTCGTTCGTGATGAGCAACAGCTTCTCCAATCAGGTCATCGCGCAGATCGAGCTGTGGACCAAGAACGACGAGTACGACAACGAGGTCTACCGCCTCGCCAAGCACCTCGACGAGAAGGTCGCCAAGATCCACGTCGAGGCGCTCGGTGGCTCGCTGACCAAGCTCACCAAGGAACAGGCCGAGTACATCGGCGTCGACGTCGACGGCCCGTACAAGCCGGAGCACTACCGCTACTGA
- the manA gene encoding mannose-6-phosphate isomerase, class I, whose amino-acid sequence MNLLRGAVRKYAWGSRTAIAEFTGRQSPTQHPEAELWFGAHPGDSAHCVTDEGERSLLDVIGADPAGQLGEGARARFGDGLPFLAKVLAADEPLSLQAHPSSQQAVHGFEREERLGIPVSAPTRNYRDASHKPELIVALGQFEALAGFRPAAASVEFMRALAVADLDPYIALLEGQSDADGLRALFTTWITAPQPALDLLVPAVLDGAINYIRSGETTFQAEAKTILELGERYPGDAGVLAAMLLNRITLAPGEGIYLPAGNLHAYLHGVGFEVMANSDNVLRGGLTPKHVDVPELLRVLDFTPADDSVILPRSTRGGAELVYDTPAPEFAVSVLQVSGEQVGHVIDAPAEHDGPQVLLCIEGTVEVRAKSGSVTLERGGAAWVSADDGQIRLYTAEPARLFRVTVGF is encoded by the coding sequence GTGAATCTGCTCCGTGGCGCTGTCCGGAAATACGCGTGGGGGTCGCGTACCGCGATAGCTGAGTTCACCGGAAGGCAAAGCCCCACACAACATCCCGAGGCGGAGCTGTGGTTCGGCGCGCACCCGGGTGACTCGGCGCACTGCGTGACCGATGAGGGTGAGCGCTCGCTGCTGGACGTGATCGGCGCCGACCCGGCGGGGCAACTCGGCGAGGGCGCGCGGGCCCGATTCGGTGACGGGTTGCCGTTTCTGGCCAAGGTACTCGCCGCGGACGAGCCGTTGTCGCTGCAGGCGCACCCCAGCAGTCAGCAGGCCGTGCACGGCTTCGAACGCGAGGAGCGGCTCGGCATTCCGGTGTCGGCGCCGACCCGCAATTACCGGGACGCCAGCCACAAGCCGGAACTGATCGTGGCGCTGGGCCAGTTCGAGGCGCTGGCAGGGTTCCGCCCGGCCGCGGCCAGCGTGGAATTCATGCGTGCGCTGGCCGTCGCCGACCTGGATCCCTACATCGCCCTGCTCGAGGGCCAATCCGACGCCGACGGGCTGCGCGCGTTGTTCACCACCTGGATCACCGCGCCCCAGCCCGCACTCGATCTGCTGGTGCCCGCCGTGCTCGACGGCGCGATCAACTACATCCGTTCGGGTGAGACGACCTTCCAGGCCGAGGCCAAGACGATCCTCGAACTCGGTGAACGCTATCCCGGTGACGCGGGGGTGCTGGCCGCGATGCTGCTGAACCGCATCACGCTGGCGCCCGGCGAGGGGATCTACCTGCCGGCCGGCAACCTGCACGCCTATCTGCACGGCGTGGGCTTCGAGGTGATGGCGAACTCCGACAATGTGCTGCGGGGCGGGTTGACGCCCAAGCACGTCGACGTGCCGGAACTGCTGCGCGTGCTGGACTTCACGCCGGCCGACGACTCGGTGATCCTGCCCCGATCGACCCGCGGTGGGGCCGAACTGGTCTATGACACCCCGGCCCCGGAGTTCGCGGTGTCGGTGCTGCAGGTGAGCGGCGAACAGGTGGGACACGTTATCGACGCGCCGGCCGAACACGACGGCCCGCAGGTGCTGTTGTGCATCGAGGGCACCGTCGAGGTGCGCGCCAAGTCCGGGTCGGTGACCCTGGAGCGTGGCGGCGCCGCATGGGTGTCCGCCGATGACGGGCAGATCCGGCTGTACACCGCCGAGCCCGCGCGGTTGTTCCGGGTGACCGTCGGGTTCTGA
- the mtrA gene encoding two-component system response regulator MtrA, translating to MVTMRQRILVVDDDPSLAEMLTIVLRGEGFDTAVIGDGSQALTAVRELRPDLVLLDLMLPGMNGIDVCRVLRADSGVPIVMLTAKTDTVDVVLGLESGADDYVMKPFKPKELVARVRARLRRNDDEPAELLSIHDIEIDVPAHKVTRAGEQISLTPLEFDLLVALARKPRQVFTRDVLLEQVWGYRHPADTRLVNVHVQRLRAKVETDPENPQVVLTVRGVGYKAGPP from the coding sequence ATGGTCACCATGAGGCAACGGATCCTGGTCGTCGATGACGATCCCTCGCTGGCTGAGATGCTCACCATCGTGCTGCGTGGGGAGGGTTTCGACACCGCTGTCATCGGAGACGGCAGCCAGGCGCTGACCGCCGTCCGGGAGTTGCGCCCCGACCTGGTGCTGCTCGACCTGATGCTGCCGGGCATGAACGGTATCGACGTGTGCCGGGTGTTGCGCGCCGATTCCGGCGTGCCGATCGTGATGCTCACCGCCAAGACCGACACCGTGGACGTGGTGCTCGGACTGGAGTCCGGCGCCGACGACTACGTGATGAAGCCGTTCAAGCCCAAGGAACTGGTGGCCCGGGTGCGGGCCCGGTTGCGGCGCAACGACGACGAGCCGGCCGAGCTGCTGTCCATCCACGACATCGAGATCGACGTGCCCGCGCACAAGGTCACCCGCGCCGGTGAGCAGATCTCGCTGACACCGCTGGAGTTCGACCTGCTGGTGGCCCTGGCGCGTAAACCCCGCCAGGTGTTCACTCGTGATGTGCTGCTCGAGCAGGTGTGGGGTTACCGACATCCCGCGGACACCCGTCTGGTGAACGTGCACGTCCAGCGGCTCCGGGCCAAGGTCGAGACCGACCCGGAGAATCCGCAGGTGGTGTTGACCGTTCGAGGAGTGGGATACAAGGCCGGACCTCCGTGA
- a CDS encoding dTMP kinase, translating to MLIVIEGLDGAGKRTLTEGLRAALQADGKSVTTLAFPRYGASVHADLAAEALHGQHGDLTDSVYAMATLFALDRRGAKDEIAELTASHDVVILDRYVASNAAYSAARLHQGTDGGVVDWVYRLEFERFGLPKPDCQLLLDVSPELADRRARSRAQQETDRARDAYERDRGLQQRTAAAYGALAAANWAGPWRVVAPDCDPGRLAAQL from the coding sequence GTGCTCATCGTGATCGAAGGCCTCGACGGTGCCGGCAAGCGCACCCTGACCGAGGGGCTGCGCGCGGCGCTGCAGGCGGACGGAAAGTCGGTCACCACGCTGGCCTTCCCGCGCTACGGCGCATCGGTGCACGCCGACCTGGCCGCCGAGGCGCTGCACGGCCAACACGGCGATCTCACCGACTCGGTGTACGCGATGGCGACGCTGTTCGCACTGGACCGCCGCGGCGCCAAGGACGAGATCGCGGAACTGACGGCCAGCCACGACGTCGTCATCCTGGACCGCTACGTCGCCTCCAATGCCGCCTACAGCGCGGCGCGTCTGCACCAGGGCACCGACGGCGGGGTCGTCGACTGGGTGTACCGGCTGGAGTTCGAACGGTTCGGACTTCCCAAGCCGGATTGCCAACTGCTGCTCGATGTTTCGCCTGAGCTTGCCGACCGGCGCGCGCGCAGCCGGGCGCAGCAGGAGACCGACCGGGCCCGCGATGCCTACGAACGCGATCGCGGCCTGCAGCAGCGCACCGCCGCGGCCTACGGCGCACTGGCCGCCGCGAACTGGGCCGGCCCCTGGCGGGTGGTGGCACCGGATTGCGACCCGGGCCGGCTCGCCGCGCAGCTGTAG
- a CDS encoding alkane 1-monooxygenase encodes MGLIVPTAVLVMLPIVWALNQFGWHAAAQVPFWIGPILVYIVLPLLDRRFGPDGENPPDELMERLENDRYYRYCTYSFIPFQYLTLVLGAYLFTAADLSWLGFDGSLGWPAKIGLALSVGMMGGVGINTAHEMGHKKETLERWLSKVTLAQTCYGHFFIEHNRGHHVRVATPEDPASARFGETFWEFLPRSVWGSLKSSWELEAKRLERVGKSKWHWSNDVLNAWAMSVVLYGAILAVFGVAVIPYVLISVVFGFSLLETVNYLEHYGLLRQKTANGRYERCAPEHSWNSDHIVTNLFLYHLQRHSDHHANPTRRYQTLRSMEGAPNLPSGYASMVGLTYFPPLWRKVMDHRVLAHYGGDLTKVNIHPRMRDKVLAKYGHAAAPQ; translated from the coding sequence ATGGGGCTGATCGTGCCCACCGCGGTGCTGGTGATGCTCCCGATCGTCTGGGCGCTCAACCAGTTCGGTTGGCACGCCGCGGCGCAGGTGCCGTTCTGGATCGGTCCGATCCTGGTGTACATCGTGCTGCCGTTGCTGGATCGGCGGTTCGGGCCCGACGGGGAGAACCCGCCCGACGAGCTGATGGAGCGGCTGGAGAACGACCGCTACTACCGCTACTGCACCTACAGCTTCATCCCGTTCCAGTACCTGACGCTGGTGCTGGGCGCCTACCTGTTCACCGCGGCGGACCTGAGCTGGCTCGGCTTCGACGGATCGCTGGGCTGGCCGGCCAAGATCGGTCTTGCCCTGTCGGTGGGCATGATGGGTGGCGTCGGGATCAACACCGCCCACGAAATGGGGCACAAGAAGGAGACTTTGGAGCGCTGGCTCAGCAAGGTCACCCTCGCGCAGACCTGCTACGGCCATTTCTTCATCGAGCACAACCGCGGTCACCACGTGCGCGTGGCCACCCCGGAGGATCCGGCGTCCGCGCGGTTCGGCGAGACGTTCTGGGAGTTCCTCCCGCGCAGCGTGTGGGGCAGCCTGAAATCCTCGTGGGAGCTGGAGGCCAAGCGGCTCGAGCGAGTCGGCAAGAGCAAGTGGCACTGGTCCAACGATGTGCTGAATGCCTGGGCGATGTCGGTGGTGCTCTACGGGGCGATCCTGGCGGTCTTCGGCGTCGCGGTCATCCCGTATGTGCTGATCTCCGTGGTGTTCGGCTTCTCGCTGCTGGAGACGGTGAACTACCTCGAGCATTACGGCCTGCTGCGGCAGAAGACCGCCAACGGGCGCTACGAACGCTGCGCACCCGAGCACAGCTGGAACTCCGACCACATCGTCACCAACCTGTTCCTCTATCACCTGCAGCGCCACAGCGATCACCACGCCAACCCGACCCGGCGCTACCAGACGTTGCGCAGCATGGAGGGCGCACCGAACCTGCCCAGCGGCTACGCGTCGATGGTGGGGCTGACCTACTTTCCGCCGCTGTGGCGCAAGGTGATGGATCACCGGGTGCTGGCGCACTACGGCGGCGACCTCACCAAGGTGAACATCCATCCCCGGATGCGTGACAAGGTGCTGGCGAAGTACGGTCACGCGGCGGCACCCCAGTGA
- the mtrB gene encoding MtrAB system histidine kinase MtrB → MIWGTRRRVRSRFRGSSPMLRGLSAVGRAVSYAWRRSLQLRVVSLTLGLSLAVIMVLGFVLTSQITDRILEVKVRAATEEIERARDTVGGIVGGEETRSLDSSLQLARNTLIDRKADAGPGLAGAYDAVLVVPGDGPRAATAAGPVQQVPEALRDFVQAGQVSYQYAGVHTDGFSGPALIVGSPSASSVSNLELYLIFPLNNEESTIALVRGTMATGGVVLLGLLAAIALLVARQIVLPVRSASRIAERFAEGHLTERMPVRGEDDMARLAVSFNDMAESLSRQITQLEEFGNLQRRFTSDVSHELRTPLTTVRMAADLIHDHSDDLDPALRRSTELMVNELDRFETLLADLLEISRHDAGVAELAVEAVDLRSTVQSALDNVGHLAADAGVQLDVDMPGDGVIAEVDPRRVERILRNLIANAIDHAERKPVEIRMAADEDTVAVTVRDHGVGLRPGEEKLVFSRFWRSDPSRVRRSGGTGLGLAISIEDARLHQGRLEAWGEPGNGACFRLTLPLVRGHKVTTSPLPLKPSGLSGGSTGPQARVKDPAGMRRDRESEGV, encoded by the coding sequence GTGATCTGGGGGACACGACGCCGGGTACGCAGCCGTTTCCGAGGCTCGTCGCCGATGCTGCGCGGGCTCAGTGCGGTGGGCCGTGCCGTCAGCTATGCCTGGCGCCGGTCGCTACAGCTGCGGGTGGTCTCGCTGACCCTGGGGCTCTCGCTCGCGGTCATCATGGTGCTCGGCTTCGTGCTGACCAGCCAGATCACCGACCGCATCCTGGAAGTCAAGGTGCGGGCAGCCACCGAGGAGATCGAACGCGCCCGCGACACCGTCGGCGGCATCGTCGGCGGCGAGGAGACCCGTTCGCTGGACAGCAGCCTGCAACTGGCCCGCAACACCCTCATCGACCGCAAGGCCGATGCCGGACCCGGCCTGGCCGGGGCCTACGACGCGGTCCTCGTGGTGCCCGGTGACGGTCCCCGCGCCGCCACCGCCGCGGGTCCGGTGCAGCAGGTGCCCGAGGCGCTGCGCGATTTCGTGCAGGCCGGGCAGGTCAGCTACCAGTACGCGGGCGTGCACACCGACGGGTTCTCCGGGCCGGCGCTGATCGTCGGGAGCCCCAGCGCATCGTCGGTGAGCAATCTTGAGCTCTACCTGATCTTCCCGCTGAACAACGAGGAATCCACCATCGCGCTGGTGCGCGGCACCATGGCCACCGGCGGCGTCGTGCTGCTCGGACTGCTCGCGGCCATCGCGTTGCTGGTCGCCCGGCAGATCGTGCTGCCCGTGCGGTCGGCGTCCCGGATCGCCGAACGCTTCGCCGAGGGACATCTCACCGAACGCATGCCGGTGCGCGGCGAGGACGATATGGCGCGGCTGGCGGTGTCGTTCAACGATATGGCCGAGAGCCTGTCCCGCCAGATCACTCAGCTCGAAGAGTTCGGAAACCTGCAGCGCCGCTTCACCTCCGATGTCAGCCACGAGCTGCGCACTCCGCTGACCACGGTGCGGATGGCGGCCGACCTGATCCACGACCACAGCGATGATCTGGATCCCGCGCTGCGCCGGTCCACCGAACTGATGGTCAACGAACTCGACCGGTTCGAGACGCTGCTGGCCGATCTGTTGGAGATCTCGCGGCACGACGCCGGTGTCGCCGAGCTCGCGGTGGAAGCCGTCGATCTGCGCTCCACCGTGCAGAGCGCGCTGGACAACGTGGGTCACCTGGCGGCCGACGCCGGCGTGCAACTCGACGTCGACATGCCCGGTGACGGGGTGATCGCCGAGGTCGATCCGCGCCGGGTGGAACGCATCCTGCGCAACCTCATCGCCAACGCCATCGACCACGCCGAGCGTAAGCCGGTCGAGATCCGGATGGCCGCCGACGAGGACACCGTCGCGGTGACGGTCCGCGATCACGGTGTCGGCCTGCGCCCCGGCGAGGAAAAGCTGGTGTTCAGCCGGTTCTGGCGGTCCGACCCGTCGCGGGTGCGCCGTTCGGGCGGCACCGGACTCGGGTTGGCCATCAGCATCGAGGACGCCCGGCTGCACCAGGGCCGCCTGGAGGCATGGGGCGAGCCCGGCAACGGCGCCTGCTTCCGGCTGACCCTGCCGCTGGTACGCGGCCACAAGGTCACCACAAGTCCGTTGCCGCTCAAACCATCCGGGCTCTCCGGCGGGTCCACCGGACCGCAGGCGCGCGTCAAGGACCCCGCGGGCATGCGGCGTGACCGTGAGTCGGAGGGCGTATGA
- a CDS encoding tetratricopeptide repeat protein: protein MHSQVLALYGQGRLAEALPAAWHTVTAYPNSARAQYTYASLLRDAGRFREALAVIDQTVAAGPSADALVLRGDLQRTLTGAHAAEADYRQALRLHPGHAMAVHNLAVSRMRMGTVTAAVRGLLEAARLDPGLRALAEGNIALAVTRVLRWATAAVVLLATALIVVGAMHADAAPTVLPRIAAAVFTGVPIVAIGWTLRTVPGPTLRVVLRRHPVLGVRLLFLVLAVFAGLAAVAGATAGAGVTGPLLVLGVIVLTLLGWMAGA, encoded by the coding sequence ATGCACTCGCAGGTATTGGCGCTCTACGGGCAGGGCCGACTCGCGGAGGCGCTGCCGGCCGCGTGGCACACCGTCACCGCATACCCCAATTCTGCTCGTGCGCAATACACCTACGCCAGTCTGCTGCGGGACGCCGGCCGGTTTCGGGAAGCGCTGGCCGTCATCGACCAGACGGTGGCGGCCGGCCCGTCGGCCGACGCGCTGGTGCTGCGCGGCGATCTGCAGCGGACGCTGACGGGGGCGCACGCGGCCGAAGCCGACTACCGGCAGGCATTGCGACTGCACCCCGGGCACGCCATGGCGGTCCACAATCTGGCCGTCAGCAGGATGCGCATGGGCACGGTGACCGCGGCGGTGCGCGGGTTACTGGAAGCCGCCCGGCTGGATCCCGGGTTGCGTGCACTCGCGGAGGGCAACATTGCGCTCGCGGTCACCCGGGTGCTGCGTTGGGCGACCGCTGCGGTGGTCTTGCTGGCGACCGCGCTCATCGTGGTCGGAGCGATGCACGCCGACGCGGCCCCGACCGTACTGCCGCGCATCGCCGCCGCGGTGTTCACCGGGGTGCCGATCGTCGCGATCGGGTGGACGCTGCGCACCGTGCCCGGCCCGACCCTGCGGGTCGTGCTGCGCCGCCATCCGGTGCTGGGCGTGCGCCTGTTGTTCCTCGTGCTGGCGGTCTTCGCGGGTCTGGCCGCGGTGGCCGGCGCGACGGCCGGCGCGGGGGTCACCGGCCCGCTGCTCGTGCTCGGTGTCATCGTGCTGACGCTCTTGGGCTGGATGGCCGGGGCCTGA
- a CDS encoding TetR/AcrR family transcriptional regulator, with the protein MNAPDTRRTAPRVPYAEASRVLLRDSILDGMRDMLLTRDWSSITLTDVARAAGISRQTIYNEFGSRQGLAEGYALRLADRLVNAVDAAINHNVGRVYDAFLEGFRAFFIDSASDPLVISLLNGEAKPDLLQIITTDSGPIITRCSQRLTETFQHSWIKATDEDSGVLARAIVRLAMSYVSMPPEADHDVAMDLARLMTPFAERYGVIDTR; encoded by the coding sequence ATGAACGCACCCGACACCCGGCGTACGGCACCGCGCGTGCCGTACGCCGAGGCGTCCCGGGTGCTGTTGCGGGACTCGATCCTCGACGGCATGCGCGACATGCTGCTGACCCGGGATTGGTCGTCGATCACCCTCACCGACGTCGCGCGGGCGGCCGGCATCAGCCGCCAGACCATCTACAACGAATTCGGATCGCGTCAGGGCCTGGCCGAGGGTTATGCGCTGCGGCTGGCCGATCGCCTCGTCAACGCCGTCGACGCGGCGATCAACCACAACGTCGGCCGCGTCTACGACGCGTTCCTGGAGGGTTTCCGCGCGTTCTTCATCGACTCGGCCTCGGATCCGCTGGTGATCTCGTTGCTCAACGGGGAAGCCAAGCCGGATCTCCTGCAGATCATCACCACCGACAGCGGACCGATCATCACCCGGTGTTCGCAGCGGCTGACCGAGACGTTCCAGCACAGCTGGATCAAGGCCACCGACGAAGACTCCGGAGTGCTGGCCAGGGCCATCGTCCGGCTGGCCATGAGCTATGTCTCCATGCCCCCGGAAGCCGACCACGATGTGGCCATGGATCTGGCTAGGCTCATGACGCCGTTCGCCGAGCGGTACGGTGTCATAGACACCCGGTAG